The region TTCTCCATCGCGTCGCCCAAACCGTCGCCAACGTAAGCGGTGGTACCACATGCCGACGTATGCGTACCCGCGTGCGAAAGCCAATTGCTTTTCATGGCGACACGAGGGAAAACCTTTGAGTCGCCACCGGACGGAGCCACGTCGTACTGTACCGAATGGATGCGGGCAAACGGGTTTCGTGCCGCTTCTTCCGGTGTCATGGTGGTGGCAATGATCGGGTTTCGATTCGTACAGAATAAACGGTCGCCCCATGCGGTGATTGTGTTGCCGTATTGCCCGGTACCACTGGCCGAACCAAATTCATAGGTCAGCGGATCGAACCAAAACTCGGTTCGCGGAATAGTGACAGGCATCGCCATATCGGGGCCGGTGACTTTGCCGACGCCGTAATTCAGATAGATACGATTGTCCAAGCCCAATCTGGGACAGCCTACTTGCATCTGCGGATGGGCTGGCTGAAAGCCTTGAAAGAGAACCTCTCGCGAGTCAGCGACGTTGTCGTCGTTCTCGTCTCGCAGAAGAATCAGTTCGGTCTGGGCACAAGCAAGAATCCCATCGTTCAACGGCATCAAGCTGTGGCAAAAGTTCAGCTTGTCGGCGAAGACGGTCCGCTTGTCCATCTGGCCGTCGTCGTTGGTATCTTCCAGAAGGACGATTCGCGAGAGTGGGGCGTCCCCTTCCTGGCTAGGGCCGATAGGGTAGTCGCCATATTCCGCGACAAACATGCGTCCCTGCGTGTCGAAAGCGATTGCCACAGGATCCATCACGAGTGGTTCCGCGGCGACCAGTTCGATGCGATAGCCTGGTTCGATTTGAAAGCACTTAAGCTGCTCGTCGGCCGATTTCGGAGCTGGCGTCGCGTCATCGACCCAGTGGCGTCCCCCTTTCGTCTTTTCCTCTTCACTCAATGTTTCTTGGACAGCGGCTACGGGAGTGTTAGAGTCAGACAAGGCCAGTTGCTTGATTTCGTCCGACGTTAACGCGCGATCAAACAGGGCGACTTCGTCGAGTCGACCTTGCCAGTTGTTTTTGTTTTTAGCGTGACCACCCATGAAAATCGTGCCGGACGATTGGTTCGGCTTGCTGGCTGCTTCGACATCTAATTCACCATTGATATAGACACGAGTCTGATTCCCTTCACGAACCAGAGCGACGTGAGTCCATGTCCAGCGATCGATCTTATGCTTGCCGAAAATCGTTTTTCCGTCGGCCGTTTCCAGGATTACGTTGCCAGCATGCTCTCCTTTGCCGGAAACGCCTAGCGAATCGCCATGGGAAAGAAACCATCCCGCGATCGGCTGAGCGTCCAAATCGATCCCGTTCCAGATCCATTGGCTGACCGTGTACGAATCTTCGGGAAGGGAAACGTCGGCCACGAGACGGCCATCGGCGAAGTGAGCCGCACGATTCAGCTGTGCATCGGTGGAAAATCGAGGTCCTTCAGCCCCTTCGAGATAAAAGACCACGCCATCTTCGAACAGGCCATGTTGCTTTTGGCCGGAGAAGTCTTCTGCGTGGGGACCTTCCATGTCGTGCAGCGGGAAGTAACGAACAGGCTTCAACTGGGTGATTTTCTTCGCCATCTCACTGTCCGGCGGCAATGACCTTCGACGTGGCGAAGCGGTAACTTGCTCGAGCAACTTCAGATCGGCCTCAACGATTTTCGGCTCGGCCGAGGTCTCAAGTCCCGCCGAACGTGCCGCCCAGGTGTTGTAACCGCCCAGCACATGTTGCTCTGGTGGAGGAATGTACCCGTCGCCTCCGTTGGCTAGTTCAATGACCATGGTCTGCGGGAACGGGCTGCGAGCTTTCAGTTTGAGCCCGGTCAGCGCGTACGTTTCGTTCGGGGTCGTGGCGATCGCGATGTCGCCGATCCGCAAAGCTTGCAGCACGATCTCGGTTGATTGGCGATCGTGAAGGATGATTTGTTCGCGAGCATAAACTTCCGCGGGCGTTTTGGGTGGACGATCTCCCATCTCGGCCACGATCTTTTTGGCCCAGCTCAAACGCTCTTCGCTCGGGACGCGGTAGTCGAGTCGCATGCGTGTTTCCGCCATAGCCACTGGTGCGTCACGCTGGTATTTGATTGAACCCAATGCCTCTTGCGTCTTCGCGACCATGCCATCGACGAAACCATCGAACGTTTGATTCGTGTCGGTGCGATAGTCGACACGCCAAATGTCACCACTGCAGCCGTGCGACATGGCCGCGACAAAGGGTGGCCGGTCGGATGACTTACTTCCCAGGGCTTCTTCCAGCTTTTGACAGTAGGCACCGAAGTAATCGGCCGCTCCGCCGCCGCTGAAATAATGCATCGAGAAGTTCGCCAACAGCGCGATCGGTTCCCCGCTGGGAGTCTGAAAAGAGATGACCGAGAGCTCCGGATCTTCGGGACCTGACTCACCGGTAACGTTGGCCAGGTTGTTTTTGGCGGTGTGCATACTCGCACGAACCGTCTTTTCGCCGAACGGATCTTCCCGTTCCATGCCTGGTCGTAAGATCCAGCGGCGAAGCGCGGTGAACTCGTTGGCATCTGCGGTGCCCCAGCCGACTTGCGCAGGTGCCAGATTCTTTTCTGCGGCCAAGATCGCTTCGGCCAGCTTGATGCGAAGGTACGGGACATACGTCGGATCGGCGTCAGTTCCGAGGGCTCCCATCGACGAAGGGGCCGTATGGGTATGCGTCGCCGAGATCAGCATGTGGTCCGTTGGAATCTGAGCACGCTCGGCGGCAAGCTTTTTGGCGCTATCGACTAAGTCCTTAGGCAGCATGCAACTGTCGGTCACCACCATGGCGATTCGCGTAGTGCCATCGTCGACGACAATCGCCCTGGCGTGGATGTTTTTCGGTTCCCCTTGCCGCGTGTAAAATCCACCGTTGATCAGAACGGGAAACGACTGCGGCGTGATGTCGACCGTCGCGGCACCCACTTGCAGCTCCGCATGCAACGTGCGCGGTAAGACGAAACCAAGCAATAGAATAACGCCAGCGGCAAAGGCCAGTCGCATAGCAAGTTCTCCGGTCGAGGATACCGTTTGGAAGGCAGGAGGGTGCGACGTCAATATGCCAAGTCGACGCGAAGTTGGCAAACATTTCTTTCTGCCGAAAAACGATTGCGTGGCAAAAAATCGAGAAATATGATGTCTCGTGACATTTTTAGGCGTTTTCGCTGCCGAAATTCGTTCACGAATCGATCCAGTCGAGGGATACGTGCCTCGATTGATACCACCGAAGGAATATCATGAATCTAAAAACAAACTCCAGCATTGCGGCCGTTTGGATCGCCTCTTTCATGCTGGGTATCGCTTCCGTACATGCTCAAGCGGTCGCTAACGAAGCAGCATCGGCGCCGTTGAAAACCGCCGTCGACTTTGGTGTTGTGGGTGATGGAATTCACGACGATACCGAGTTGCTGCAGCAGTACATCGATTCCGCGCCGTCGGCGGTTGCTATTCCACGCGGGACTTACCGCATCACGAAAACGTTGGTGGTCGATCTTGATGAGATCGGCTTCACTTCGATCGTAGGTGACGGGACAGCAACGATTGTCATGGAAGGGAAAGGGCCGGCGATTCGCCTCGTGGGTACCCATCAAGGTTCGGCCGATCCGAAGACGGTTCAAGACAACGTTTGGCAAAAGCAACGCATGCCGTTGGTGCAAGGGATTGAGATTGTCGGCGCGCACGATGAAGCGGATGGAATCGAAGCGGTTCGCACGATGCAGTTGATCATTTCCCAGGTCGTCATCCGTCATACGCGACATGCGATTCACCTGGTCGATCGAAATCGCAACGTCATCATCTCCGACTGTCATCTCTACGAAAACCGCGGCGTCGGTGTGTTTCTAGATGACTTAAATCTGCATCAAATCAATCTTTCGGCGTGCCATATCAGCTACAACCAAGGGGGCGGATTCGTTTCGAAAGGAGGCAACGTTCGGAACATTCATATCGCCGGATGCGATATTGAAGCGAACGTGCAGAACGTGCTGATCGATAGCGCCGGAACAAAATATGGAACTGCCGAAGTCGCGATCACCGGCTGTACCATTCAGCACTCTGGTGGCGAAAATTCGACGAATGTTCGATTCATCGGCGCCAGTCCCGAGGGCGAGCCTCGCTGGGGACTTGTCACGATTGCCAACAATATTTTGAGCGACGTGGAAACGAACGTCGACATTCAAAAGGCCCGCGATGTCGTTATTCAAGGAAACACGATCTCCAGCGGATATCGCTATAACCTCCGCGTGGAAGACAGCCAGAATATCGTTGTTGGTCCCAATGTCTTAGGAAGAAATCCTCCATATCGCGATGAGGATACTTGCGACAACGGAGTCTTGTTTCGTAACTGTGTGGGAGGGACGATCTCGGGTTTGCACATTCATCAGACGTTGCGTACCGATGCCGGCATGATCCTGGACGGCTGCCGCCGTTTTCATGTCACCGGATGCACCGTGTTAGATTGTAAAAAAGCAGGGATGCTTCTCAAGGACCTCGTCGAATGTCGGGTCGCCGAGAACATGCTGTATGGCCGTGAAGGCGACAAGGAATGGGTGCCTACAATCATCTCCGGCGGCTCCCAAAATAAGATCGAGCGGTAACGCATCATTGCAGCGGTCAGGCGTCACAGAGGACGACGGACGCCTGACCGCTGGCAAGTCATGCTCGGTGGTGGGTTATCCTTCGTCGGCCGACGGTCCATACAGTGCGGGGACAGGAACGCCATTGACGCGGAAGTACACCGTAAGAATGCCACGATGATGAACGGTGTGATTAATCACCCAGGTTCGTATGACCGCCATCTTAGGAAGCGTGAAAAGCGTTTCCCCCGCGTTCAGTAGCGACCAGGGCTTTTGCAGCGTCTCGTCGTCGACCGACTTCAGTGTGGCGAGTGCCTGGGCAACATTCTCATCGAAGATCTCCAGGTTTTCGGCACAGTTGGTCGGAGTCGGAGGATCGAAGTTAGGTCCGTCGGGGGGACTTAAATCGAGCGAATCGCGATCGAACGTAAACATTGTCCAGCTAGGAATACGCCCTAAATGCGTAGCGACCCAGCCGATCGTGTTCGACTTCTCGTGGATCTTCCAGTCCCATTTCTCATCTGGAACACGCTCTAACGTCTTCCGAGTCTGGGCCATTTCCTGTTCGAAATCTGCAAAGACTATATCGCTCAGGCTCATCGCAATCGTCCCTAATCGAGGCTTCGGCAAACGGAAAACAAACGGCTGCCCCAGAACGCCTGCAATGTATACAAGTGTTCAGTTGTGTGCAACCTGATTCTCAAAAATTTGCCGCGGTCGATTTAGAGACGGTCTTCAAGTTCGCTTTGCTGTCGATCGAAGTCCAAATTGGAATTTGAAGACAGTCTTCTTAGGGACGCGGATTCGAAAGCTTCGAGGTATCGCCGAGTGCAAGGGCATAAGCCACTGCATGCGTGCGGCAATGGCTGATGCTAATTTGCACTTCTTCGATACCGCGGCGTTTGGCCGAGTCGAGGGCTCCGCCGTATAGATGAATCACCGGCTTGCCACCAAACTGGTTCGCGACTTCGACGTCGCGCCATGTGATTCCTTTGATCCAGCCGGTACCGATCGCTTTAAGAACTGCTTCCTTGGCTGCCCAGCGGCCGGCGTAATGTTGGGTGGCCGCTTTGCGTTCGCTGCAGTACTCGATCTCGTGCTGCGTGTAGACACGATTGATGAACATCTCGCCGTGTCGCTCGATCATTTGAGCGATACGCAGGCACTCGATGATGTCGGTTCCGATTCCAATAATTTCCATCGTTTCGCTTGCCTGTTTACTTCAACTTCGCGTGCCAGCTCGAGATTCCGGAAGCCTCTTGGGCTCGCGTCAAAACTTCCCGTGCTTTCTTTCGTGCCACTTGAGCTCCGTCGCCGAGGATTTCCTTTAAGCGATTGGGATTGGCAACCAATTCCGCACGTCGCTGGTGCGCTTCGGCAAAATAAGCTTCGGCTGCGTCCGCCAGGGCTTTTTTCACGTGGCCATATCCGAAGCCGCCGGTGCGGTAGAGATCGGCCATCTCTTGAAGCGGTTCTGGCTCGGCGAACAGCGAATACAATTGGTAAAGGTGATCGGTCTCGGGATCCTTGGCGTCTTCCATCGGACGCGAGTCGGTCACGATCCGCATGATCTTCTTGCGAGCCTGTTTGGGTGGCTCGAACAGTTCGATGATGTTGCCGTAGCTCTTGGACATCTTTTCGCCGTCGGTGCCTGGGACTTTGGCAGAAGCGTCCAGGACTTTGGGTTTCGGCAGCACGAAGACTTCGCCAAACTGGTGATTGAAGCTTTGGGCGATGTCGCGGGTGACTTCAATGTGCTGAACTTGATCTTGGCCAACAGGGACGACGTCGGAGTCGTAGCCGAGAATGTCGGCAGCTTGCAAAACTGGGTAAGTGAACAGTCCGGCGTCCGCTTTCAGGCCTTTGTCTTTTTTATCTTTGTAGCTGACGCAGCGTTCGAGCAGCCCCATACCGGTTCCGGTCATCAAGATCCAGCACAATTCGCTGATCTCGGGAACGTCCGACTGAACGAACAGCGTGGCCTGATCAGGATCGAGGCCGAGCGCGAGAATATCGAGCGCCATATCGATGGTCGCTTGCTCCAGCTTTTCTCGGTCGCGAACGGTCGTCAGGGCGTGCAGATTCGCAATGAAGTAGAACGACTGCTCGTTGCCTTGCAGCTCGATATATTGACGAATGGCACCGAAGTAGTTGCCCCAGTGGGGACGCCCTGTCGGCTGAATTCCGGAAAGAACGCGCATGGATCGTGTCAGATTACGGGGAAAACGAAAGTCAAAACCAGCGTGTTATTATGACGGACAGAAGGGGAGAGTGTCACCCCGGGGGACTTACGCTTGAAGCGTTCCCACGACATCCTTCACGCTGGTGGTGCCGAGCATGCGAAGTGCGCCTGGCAGTTCGTTCACGACCCGATTAGAGAGTGTCGGGTCGAAATAGTTGGCCGTACCTATTTGAACGGCTGTTGCCCCGGCAACCAGGAATTCCATCACGTCGTCGGTGCTGCTGATGCCGCCGATACCAATGATCGGGACACTGGTCGCTTTGGCGATTTGAAAGACACACCGCAGCGCGACAGGTTTGATGGCTGGGCCGGAAAGTCCACCGATGACATTCCCGAGCATCGGCTTTTTACGCTTCCAATCGATCGCCATCCCTTGCACGGTGTTGATCGCTGAAACGGCATCGGCACCACCTGCCTCGGCCGCTTTGGCCACGTTGGCGATACTCGTTACGTTGGGAGTCAGCTTGGCGATGATCGGATGAGGGCAAGCCGCACGAACTTCGGCGACCAGCTTTTCGCATGTGGCGGGATCGGTCCCGAAGTCGATCCCACCGCTCACGTTGGGACAGGAAATATTGAGTTCAATCGCCGCGACTTGGGAATGTTCGCCCAGTTGGGCGGCCATGCCGACGAAGTCTTCCTTCGTTTTACCGGCAATGCTGACGACCAGCGGCGACCCAAGCGAGCCTAGATACGGCAGGTGATTGGCGATGAAATAATCGATGCCGTCGTTATCGAGACCGATGCTGTTGAGCATGCCCCCGGTCGTTTCAACGGTTCGCCATGGCTTGTTGCCAGGTCGAGGGCTGCTGGTGATCGTCTTCGGCAGGATTCCCCCCAGCTTCGCCAGATCGACGATTCCCGCCATCTCCTTTGCATAGCCAAAGGTGCCAGAAGCGACGAGAACAGGATTGGGGAGCGAAAGTCGCCCTAGCTGCACGGAAAGATCAACAGACATGCGTGTATGTTGGCAAAGGATTCATCAAATGTAGTCAAAGTCTGCGCGAAGTGTACGCCAATCGTACCGGTGGATTGGGGATCTCGCAACGAGGGCGAGTGTTGGACAGCTGGTTGACTTTCGCGCAAACAAAAAGACACCACCAGTCTGCGCATTGGCAGCCTGATGGTGTCTCGTTTCACGGTTTCGATTTTTAGCGGTGGCCCGCGGCGTTAGATGATACCGCCGTGGGTGCGATATGGAGCCAAGTGGCTTGGCTGGTCCAGGAACCAGATGCGTTGCCATTCTTCGAGGATATGGCGTTCGTTTTCCGAGGTGTAGATTAACTCTTGCGTACGAACACTCGGATCCGCCGAGTAAATCGGCAGGAAGCAACCGGTGTTACTGATCAGGGCGATACCAAGCAGCAGTGCAACGATGAAATTACGCATCTCATTTCCTCCGTGAAACTTATGAAGCGGCCATCCTGACCGTTTGCGTTCATTGTCCATCCACCAAGGATTGAATCTTGGAGAGTTCGGAGAAACCTAAGCTGATGCCTAATTTCCGAAGTCGCCCGGACCAGAAGTCGGGGGATTCGGTGGGTTAGGGTAGGCCGATGGATATCCTGGCGAGTCATTCGACTGCGGAGGGGAATAGGGTTGCTGCTGGGGAGCTGCCGATTGCTCGGCCTCGAGTCGACCTTGTCGGTCTTTCTCTTCCAGCTGACGAACGCGTTCTTCCATCTCTTTGCCAGGCTTAAAGGTGACGACGTATTTTTCGTCGACATCCACTTTGGCACCCGTTCGTGGGTTGCGTGCCTTTCGAGCGGCTCGCTTTTTGACCTCGAAAACGCCGAAGTTTCGCAGCTCGATACGACCATCCTCGACAAGGGTAGTCACAATGGCGTCGAACGTTTTCTGGACGATCTCTTTCGTCTTGAGTTGTGTGAGCCCGATCTCTTCAGAAATCGTCTTCACAATCTCTTTTTTGGTCACGAGGCGACTCCCACACAAGGATGAATTGAGTTGTCGTAAGTTTTCTAGACTTCCGTCGGCAATTGCTCCAAGTGTAAGTGCCATAAGCACTAGAGTCAAGCTCATTCTGGCAGTGCGCACAGTTAACGCGATGCCAGCAACGGGACGCATTCCCTTTTTCAGGCTTCTCCGAACTATCCAATTTTCAAAGATCCAAGGTAGCGAAGAGCCGCTTTTCGTGCCGTAAAACAGGGCTTTACCTGTCCCCCAGTTCGAACGTACCGGTCTCCGTACAATCGGTATCGACGGAATAATCGGTAAATCTTCAATCCAAACCGGCCATTTGAACCCAAATTTTCCTTAAATTCGGATCTCGCTCGCTCGGTCTTGGATCTCGTCGAGGCTGTAGAGACGCCCCTTACCGCTGCCGGGACAGAAATCGCAGGTGTCCTGCCAATCTTCCGGCGACTTGATATTTGAGTCCCAGAAAGGCCATGTCCGGCATTGGCGAGGTCGCGCCGAATAAACCGTACATCCCTTGCTTTCGGTATCGAGAAAAA is a window of Bremerella sp. TYQ1 DNA encoding:
- a CDS encoding PVC-type heme-binding CxxCH protein, which gives rise to MRLAFAAGVILLLGFVLPRTLHAELQVGAATVDITPQSFPVLINGGFYTRQGEPKNIHARAIVVDDGTTRIAMVVTDSCMLPKDLVDSAKKLAAERAQIPTDHMLISATHTHTAPSSMGALGTDADPTYVPYLRIKLAEAILAAEKNLAPAQVGWGTADANEFTALRRWILRPGMEREDPFGEKTVRASMHTAKNNLANVTGESGPEDPELSVISFQTPSGEPIALLANFSMHYFSGGGAADYFGAYCQKLEEALGSKSSDRPPFVAAMSHGCSGDIWRVDYRTDTNQTFDGFVDGMVAKTQEALGSIKYQRDAPVAMAETRMRLDYRVPSEERLSWAKKIVAEMGDRPPKTPAEVYAREQIILHDRQSTEIVLQALRIGDIAIATTPNETYALTGLKLKARSPFPQTMVIELANGGDGYIPPPEQHVLGGYNTWAARSAGLETSAEPKIVEADLKLLEQVTASPRRRSLPPDSEMAKKITQLKPVRYFPLHDMEGPHAEDFSGQKQHGLFEDGVVFYLEGAEGPRFSTDAQLNRAAHFADGRLVADVSLPEDSYTVSQWIWNGIDLDAQPIAGWFLSHGDSLGVSGKGEHAGNVILETADGKTIFGKHKIDRWTWTHVALVREGNQTRVYINGELDVEAASKPNQSSGTIFMGGHAKNKNNWQGRLDEVALFDRALTSDEIKQLALSDSNTPVAAVQETLSEEEKTKGGRHWVDDATPAPKSADEQLKCFQIEPGYRIELVAAEPLVMDPVAIAFDTQGRMFVAEYGDYPIGPSQEGDAPLSRIVLLEDTNDDGQMDKRTVFADKLNFCHSLMPLNDGILACAQTELILLRDENDDNVADSREVLFQGFQPAHPQMQVGCPRLGLDNRIYLNYGVGKVTGPDMAMPVTIPRTEFWFDPLTYEFGSASGTGQYGNTITAWGDRLFCTNRNPIIATTMTPEEAARNPFARIHSVQYDVAPSGGDSKVFPRVAMKSNWLSHAGTHTSACGTTAYVGDGLGDAMENSVFACEPIGHLVTRSIVTRDGPKLKSIRAQDDADFLASTDTWFRPASLTNGPDGMLYLADMYRLWVEHPKFLPPEIAAQLDWRAGEDRGRIWRIVPEQDVARRSFTPPAKASEFVAWLESTSGWQRRMAQQYLVETQAKELADAIRQLAETSPSPLGRLHALWTLEGLGSLDEPTIASALNDDHSEVRAAAIRLAARNWDTFPDVCPKVFGLAKDDSAWVRYQLALAIGNTDADGKLEVLSALAETDGSDPTFVDAMIAASEQCAAELLERSLKHIPTDSTLPQRLAQIVGKRNEPAEVTQILKFALSQPNGPAQLGVLKGLADGLGKSKQFDAVLARLPDGKQSLTKQLHSLATSEQQPPAMRQDAIALLRFANLADSSFFVELCSPQHPPIVQQEAIAALATSLSDEKAELLSEIWQELEPATRGAAVSLLLKSPTGIEFLFQGLQSGTVALSSIGLDQQTQLREHRDPAIRKQAEQLLGRAANKDRMAVLKRYASATKTIGSPLAGRQVFLQQCAKCHTPAEPGTPSVGPDLADSQNRSREAILFDILNPSGKVEPKYAASQLLTTSGQTFSGIVAHQSPQAIVLQMADGKLQETARSEIELFQTSDRSLMPDGLEKEISLEQMANLLEFLTSSMPKK
- the trpS gene encoding tryptophan--tRNA ligase, with amino-acid sequence MRVLSGIQPTGRPHWGNYFGAIRQYIELQGNEQSFYFIANLHALTTVRDREKLEQATIDMALDILALGLDPDQATLFVQSDVPEISELCWILMTGTGMGLLERCVSYKDKKDKGLKADAGLFTYPVLQAADILGYDSDVVPVGQDQVQHIEVTRDIAQSFNHQFGEVFVLPKPKVLDASAKVPGTDGEKMSKSYGNIIELFEPPKQARKKIMRIVTDSRPMEDAKDPETDHLYQLYSLFAEPEPLQEMADLYRTGGFGYGHVKKALADAAEAYFAEAHQRRAELVANPNRLKEILGDGAQVARKKAREVLTRAQEASGISSWHAKLK
- the acpS gene encoding holo-ACP synthase, giving the protein MEIIGIGTDIIECLRIAQMIERHGEMFINRVYTQHEIEYCSERKAATQHYAGRWAAKEAVLKAIGTGWIKGITWRDVEVANQFGGKPVIHLYGGALDSAKRRGIEEVQISISHCRTHAVAYALALGDTSKLSNPRP
- a CDS encoding HU family DNA-binding protein, producing the protein MTKKEIVKTISEEIGLTQLKTKEIVQKTFDAIVTTLVEDGRIELRNFGVFEVKKRAARKARNPRTGAKVDVDEKYVVTFKPGKEMEERVRQLEEKDRQGRLEAEQSAAPQQQPYSPPQSNDSPGYPSAYPNPPNPPTSGPGDFGN
- a CDS encoding right-handed parallel beta-helix repeat-containing protein yields the protein MNLKTNSSIAAVWIASFMLGIASVHAQAVANEAASAPLKTAVDFGVVGDGIHDDTELLQQYIDSAPSAVAIPRGTYRITKTLVVDLDEIGFTSIVGDGTATIVMEGKGPAIRLVGTHQGSADPKTVQDNVWQKQRMPLVQGIEIVGAHDEADGIEAVRTMQLIISQVVIRHTRHAIHLVDRNRNVIISDCHLYENRGVGVFLDDLNLHQINLSACHISYNQGGGFVSKGGNVRNIHIAGCDIEANVQNVLIDSAGTKYGTAEVAITGCTIQHSGGENSTNVRFIGASPEGEPRWGLVTIANNILSDVETNVDIQKARDVVIQGNTISSGYRYNLRVEDSQNIVVGPNVLGRNPPYRDEDTCDNGVLFRNCVGGTISGLHIHQTLRTDAGMILDGCRRFHVTGCTVLDCKKAGMLLKDLVECRVAENMLYGREGDKEWVPTIISGGSQNKIER
- a CDS encoding DinB family protein, whose product is MAQTRKTLERVPDEKWDWKIHEKSNTIGWVATHLGRIPSWTMFTFDRDSLDLSPPDGPNFDPPTPTNCAENLEIFDENVAQALATLKSVDDETLQKPWSLLNAGETLFTLPKMAVIRTWVINHTVHHRGILTVYFRVNGVPVPALYGPSADEG
- a CDS encoding dihydroorotate dehydrogenase, with the protein product MSVDLSVQLGRLSLPNPVLVASGTFGYAKEMAGIVDLAKLGGILPKTITSSPRPGNKPWRTVETTGGMLNSIGLDNDGIDYFIANHLPYLGSLGSPLVVSIAGKTKEDFVGMAAQLGEHSQVAAIELNISCPNVSGGIDFGTDPATCEKLVAEVRAACPHPIIAKLTPNVTSIANVAKAAEAGGADAVSAINTVQGMAIDWKRKKPMLGNVIGGLSGPAIKPVALRCVFQIAKATSVPIIGIGGISSTDDVMEFLVAGATAVQIGTANYFDPTLSNRVVNELPGALRMLGTTSVKDVVGTLQA